A stretch of the Festucalex cinctus isolate MCC-2025b chromosome 20, RoL_Fcin_1.0, whole genome shotgun sequence genome encodes the following:
- the en2a gene encoding homeobox protein engrailed-2a: protein MEENERGSRDEADRHESAESNRAILPLLQVQGNALQNPHRVTNFFIDNILRPDFGRKKDTGANHQHQHRRGETLSPPPPPPPPPPPPPPPPESLGSPAAPQTEPVGSTVPTEGTSTPHADAKKPAAIAAEEPLKARGESGDQCLSSDSDSSQASTNAAPVQQPMLWPAWVYCTRYSDRPSSGPRSRKPKKKSTSKEDKRPRTAFTAEQLQRLKTEFQTNRYLTEQRRQNLAQELGLNESQIKIWFQNKRAKIKKANGGKNSLALHLMAQGLYNHATVTKDDKSDSD from the exons ATGGAAGAGAACGAGCGCGGCAGCAGAGACGAGGCGGATCGGCACGAGTCGGCGGAATCCAACAGAGCCATCCTGCCTCTGCTGCAGGTGCAGGGCAACGCGCTGCAGAACCCGCACCGGGTCACCAACTTCTTCATCGACAACATCCTGAGGCCGGATTTCGGACGCAAAAAAGACACCGGGGCGAACCACCAGCACCAGCACCGACGCGGGGAGACTTTAtcgcccccgccgccgccgccgcctcctcctccgccgccgccgccaccgccggaGAGCCTCGGCAGCCCGGCCGCGCCTCAGACCGAGCCGGTGGGCAGCACGGTGCCCACGGAGGGCACCTCCACGCCGCACGCGGACGCCAAGAAGCCTGCAGCCATAGCCGCCGAGGAGCCCCTGAAAGCCCGCGGGGAGAGCGGAGACCAGTGCCTAAGCTCGGACTCGGACAGTTCCCAAGCCAGCACCAACGCAGCCCCGGTCCAGCAGCCCATGCTGTGGCCCGCCTGGGTGTACTGCACCCGCTACTCGGACAGGCCCTCTTCAG GTCCGAGATCCCGCAAACCAAAGAAGAAGAGCACCAGCAAGGAGGACAAGCGACCGCGCACGGCCTTCACCGCCGAGCAGCTGCAGAGACTCAAGACCGAGTTCCAGACCAACCGCTACCTGACCGAGCAGCGGCGCCAGAACCTGGCCCAGGAGCTGGGCCTGAACGAGTCCCAGATCAAGATCTGGTTCCAGAACAAGCGCGCCAAGATCAAGAAGGCCAACGGGGGCAAGAACTCGCTGGCCCTGCACCTGATGGCGCAGGGCCTGTACAACCACGCCACCGTCACCAAGGACGACAAATCCGACAGCGACTGA